AAGGCGCAGCCACAATCCGGACTCACTACACCACAACGCACGTCAAACAAAACAACGGGTCCTGGCTGATGGCCAGCATCCGCGAGCTCAGCTCAGGAACAATGAGTTCGCACGAACAACTGAAAGCACTCACATGGTTGTTGGGTGACTGGCATGAAGACGTTCGAGGTGTCGTCACTCAATCAACTTGGGACTGGTCAGAGGATCAGAATTTTCTCGTTGGCACATTTACAGTCGAGCAATCTGACGACGTCAGTTGGACCGGAACTCACCGCATCGCCTGGGACGCCGAACGAAATCAGTTTCACTCGTGGGTCTTCGAGTCTCACGGCGGAACAACCGAAGGCTGGTGGCAACCGAATCCTGATGGAAGCTGGTCCGTCAATATGAGTGGACTCGATGCCAACGGAGTCCGTCGATCAGCACTCTTGACGTACTTGGCAGACGGAGATGACGCCATCGTCGTGTCAGAGACTCAACGTCTCGTCAATGGTGTCAGCCTCCCTTCAACCGTTCACCGTGTCGTGCGAAAGCCACCCACCGTCGAAGTTGAAATGAATGTCAACTAACGCTTGAAGTTGCCAGATTCATCAATTTTGAGATGAAGACGAATCCATAAACCTGATTGATGTTGTTTCGCGATGAGAACAACACAGCCCATCAGGTTGAATTCAATCCAGTTACAAAATCCATAACAACGTGCTCGACACGTTTGGGAGAACAAAAATGAATCGACGATACTTCTGGGTGTGCGCCATCGCAGCCCTGAGTTTCCCTTTGTCGACCAACACGACTTTCGCACGCGGCTTCGGTGGCGGTGGCCTCGGAGGATTCCACGGTGGGGGTCTTGGTGGCGGCGGATTTCACGGTGGTGGAATCGGTGGAGGAGGCTTCCACGGAGGCGGTCTTGGTGGCGGGGGATTCCATGCTGGAGGACTCGGCGGAGGAGGCGGAGGGATTCACAGCGCCAACTTTGGTGGTGGAGGAGGATTTCACGGCGGGAGTTTCGGCGGAGGTGGCAACTTTGGAGGCGGCAATGGCTTCTCCGGAGGAGGACTTTCCGGAGGCGGATTCCGACCAAATCTACCA
This DNA window, taken from Thalassoglobus sp. JC818, encodes the following:
- a CDS encoding nuclear transport factor 2 family protein, with the protein product MQRLIAFLAVSMLFWSTNAPAQTNTKPALQVIAEQTANHYIEAFNNRDATALANLFTDEAEYVDISGTIFHGRPVIEAELAANFAVTPPGELMIEMVSIRQIAHGVMVEDGVASFTPEGEGAATIRTHYTTTHVKQNNGSWLMASIRELSSGTMSSHEQLKALTWLLGDWHEDVRGVVTQSTWDWSEDQNFLVGTFTVEQSDDVSWTGTHRIAWDAERNQFHSWVFESHGGTTEGWWQPNPDGSWSVNMSGLDANGVRRSALLTYLADGDDAIVVSETQRLVNGVSLPSTVHRVVRKPPTVEVEMNVN